The bacterium genomic sequence ACGCGCGGCGGGATGGGGAGCTTCCATTTCAGCGGGTCCCATTCGAACTGGCGCACCCAACCGCCGATCTTCGAGTAGCTTTTGTCAGGCGCTTTGGGATCAGGATCAAAATACAATGCCGGATCCCAGCGGTCGGACTGAACTTCGCTGATGCTGTAGCGTCCGGTTTTTATGTTTTGCCAAAAGGCCGCGGCATCCGGTGCGTCCGGCAGGATCGCGCCGACACCCACAACCGCGACGGCTTTGTGCGCCGAAGATTTCATTTCTTCTCTCCGCTGAAATTTACTGCTCTCGCTCTTACTCTTACTCTTACTCTTACTCTTACTCTTACTCCTACTCTTACTCCTACTCCTACTCCTACTCCTACTCGCTCTTAACGATTTTCCAACGCGAGGTTTTGAAGCCGAGTAGGAGTAAGAGTAGGAGTAGGAGTAAGAGTAAAAGAAATTCTATTTTTTATGTACATCTCGCGTCGCGCGGATTTGCTCGATATGATGAAACGCATGGGCGGTTTGCGTTTGGATGAGCTGGCCGACCGTGATCTTGCGCAATTCCGAATTGGCGTCGCGCTTCAGCATGACGTACCGCTCCCACGCCTCGGGCAAATGGTTCAGCAGCGCCTCCAGGTCGCGATGATTGGCTCGAAAGAGCGCGAGAGCGGGTGCAACCGGGCGGCTCGCGTAATTCAAAATCGGGACCCAGGAATTTTTG encodes the following:
- a CDS encoding DinB family protein, coding for MPAQSMTTAEILVRYVALPDKLEAALAGLAEADLELARSAEKWTIRQIVHHIVDADEVTKVIIKAALGNSGCTFGLEWYDLKNSWVPILNYASRPVAPALALFRANHRDLEALLNHLPEAWERYVMLKRDANSELRKITVGQLIQTQTAHAFHHIEQIRATRDVHKK